One genomic segment of Amycolatopsis granulosa includes these proteins:
- a CDS encoding precorrin-8X methylmutase produces the protein MIDYIRDGAEIYRHSFATIREEADLAILPEDLEPVAVRMIHSCGMVDLVDDLAYSLDVVESARAALRDGAPVFCDAQMIASGVTRRRLPAANEIVCTLSDERVPALAERMGTTRSAAALELWRDELAGSVVAIGNAPTALFRLLEMLDEGAGVPAAIIGVPVGFVGAAESKDELVKRAPAPYLVVRGRRGGSALAVSAVNALASEAE, from the coding sequence GTGATCGACTACATCCGCGACGGGGCGGAGATCTACCGCCACTCGTTCGCCACGATCCGCGAGGAGGCCGACCTCGCGATCCTGCCGGAGGACCTGGAGCCGGTCGCGGTCCGCATGATCCACTCGTGCGGCATGGTCGACCTCGTCGACGACCTCGCCTACTCGCTCGACGTCGTCGAGTCGGCCCGGGCCGCGCTGCGCGACGGCGCGCCGGTGTTCTGCGACGCCCAGATGATCGCCAGCGGCGTGACCCGCCGCCGCCTGCCCGCGGCCAACGAGATCGTGTGCACGCTGTCGGACGAGCGGGTGCCCGCGCTGGCCGAGCGGATGGGCACGACCCGCTCCGCGGCGGCGCTGGAGCTGTGGCGGGACGAGCTGGCCGGCTCGGTGGTGGCGATCGGCAACGCGCCGACCGCGTTGTTCCGGCTGCTGGAGATGCTCGACGAGGGCGCCGGGGTGCCGGCCGCGATCATCGGGGTGCCGGTCGGGTTCGTCGGCGCCGCCGAGTCCAAGGACGAGCTGGTCAAGCGGGCACCCGCGCCGTACCTGGTGGTGCGCGGGCGGCGCGGCGGCAGCGCGCTGGCCGTGTCGGCGGTCAACGCTCTCGCGAGCGAGGCCGAATGA
- a CDS encoding cytochrome P450, whose product MSEVDVFDPRVFTRGVPHDELRRLRDTEPVAWQDEHEVLGWPSGPGYWAVTRYADVKHVLRTPETFSSWLGATQIRDPEPDDLAFIRRMILNMDPPEHNRLRRIVSAVFTRRRLERSADQIADRARALIGAVVPRGHCDLPAEVTDDFPLLNLADLIGVPARDRGLLLKWTNRVIGYQDPEHAEIVRGPDGKPVNPRSPAMLADMFGYAQELAEAKRRDPADDLMTALVQATVDGRSLDDAELRMFFFLMVIAGNDTVRSALPGGVLALVQHPAEYRRLRADPSLVPSAVEEMLRWHPPVLTFRRTAARDTELGGHRIAAGDKVVVYFASAHYDDRQFPDPYRFDVTRSPNDHLAFGQGPHLCLGAHFGRLQMRVFFREFLTMLPEVRLDGEVRRLTSNFINGITHLPLAW is encoded by the coding sequence ATGTCCGAAGTGGACGTGTTCGACCCGCGGGTGTTCACCCGCGGGGTGCCGCACGACGAGCTGCGCCGGCTGCGGGACACCGAGCCGGTCGCCTGGCAGGACGAGCACGAGGTGCTCGGCTGGCCGTCCGGGCCGGGCTACTGGGCGGTGACCCGCTACGCCGACGTCAAGCACGTGCTGCGCACCCCGGAGACGTTCTCGTCGTGGCTCGGCGCGACGCAGATCCGCGACCCCGAGCCGGACGACCTCGCGTTCATCCGGCGGATGATCCTCAACATGGACCCGCCGGAGCACAACCGCCTGCGCCGCATCGTGTCCGCGGTCTTCACGCGCCGCCGGCTGGAACGGTCCGCCGACCAGATCGCCGACCGGGCCCGCGCCCTGATCGGGGCCGTCGTGCCACGCGGGCACTGCGACCTGCCGGCCGAGGTGACCGACGACTTCCCGCTGCTCAACCTCGCCGACCTGATCGGGGTCCCGGCGCGCGACCGCGGGCTGCTTCTGAAGTGGACCAACCGCGTCATCGGCTACCAGGACCCGGAACACGCCGAGATCGTGCGCGGCCCGGACGGCAAACCGGTCAACCCGCGGTCACCGGCGATGCTGGCCGACATGTTCGGCTACGCGCAGGAACTGGCGGAGGCCAAACGGCGCGACCCGGCCGACGACCTGATGACCGCGCTCGTCCAGGCCACAGTGGACGGACGATCGCTGGACGACGCCGAGCTGCGGATGTTCTTCTTCCTCATGGTGATCGCCGGGAACGACACCGTGCGCAGCGCCCTGCCGGGTGGGGTGCTGGCGCTGGTGCAGCACCCGGCCGAGTACCGGCGGCTGCGGGCGGACCCGTCGCTGGTGCCGTCGGCGGTGGAGGAGATGCTGCGGTGGCACCCGCCGGTGCTGACGTTCCGCCGCACCGCCGCGCGGGACACGGAGCTCGGCGGGCATCGGATCGCGGCCGGGGACAAGGTCGTCGTGTACTTCGCCTCCGCCCACTACGACGACCGCCAGTTCCCCGACCCGTACCGCTTCGACGTGACCCGCTCCCCGAACGATCACCTGGCCTTCGGGCAAGGGCCGCACCTGTGCCTGGGCGCGCACTTCGGCCGGTTGCAGATGCGCGTGTTCTTCCGCGAGTTCCTGACGATGCTGCCCGAGGTGCGGCTGGACGGCGAGGTGCGGCGGCTGACGTCGAACTTCATCAACGGGATCACGCACCTGCCGCTGGCCTGGTGA
- the cobN gene encoding cobaltochelatase subunit CobN — protein sequence MILLLSTSDTDLLSARTSEAGYTLANPARLDLAALPALLAAAEIVVVRILGSARTWQEGLDVVRASGKHVVVLGGEQTPDAELMALSTVPAGIATEAHAYLAQGGPANLTQLHRFLSDTLLLTGDGFEPPAEQPAWGVLRRTPRRVVDSGAPVVAILYYRAHHLSGNTRFVEALAEAVEDAGGQALPVYCASLRTREPAMMAELRKADALLVTVLAAGGTRPAEAGAGGDDEAWDVAELAALDVPTLQALCLTSDRATWADNDDGLSPLDAGNQMAVPEFDGRLITVPFSFKEIDDDGLPHYVPDPERAARVAGIALAHARLRHTPPPERRIVLMLSAYPTKHSRVGNAVGLDTPASAVELLRRMRAQGYDLGDEPFPGVEPAGTGRPDGDALIHALIAAGGQDPEWLTEEQLSGNPVRVPAARYREWFAALPADLRADIEEHWGPPPGDLYVDRSSNPDGDIVLASLRAGNVVLMIQPPRGFGENPVAIYHNPDLPPSHHYLACYRWIEEEFGAHAVVHLGKHGSLEWLPGKNAGLSASCGPDAVLGNLPLIYPFLINDPGEGAQAKRRAHVTIVDHLIPPMARAESYGDLARLEQLLDEHANIAAMDPAKLPAIRAQIWTLIQAAKLDHDLGVAERPHDAEFDDFLLHIDGWLCEVKDAQIRDGLHVLGAAPAGEARVNLVLAMLRAQQMWGGQAGAVPGLRSALGLREGAPKSEVDSVEATARALVEAMEKRDWSPAAVAEVAPGPEVARVLAFAATEIVPRLAGTSAEIDAVLHALDGGYIAAGPSGSPLRGLVNVLPTGRNFYTVDPKAIPSRLAWETGQALAESLLRRYREDTGEWPKSVGLSVWGTSAMRTSGDDAAEVLALLGVQPVWDDASRRVTGLEPVPLAELGRPRIDVTVRISGFFRDAFPHVVDLLDDAVRLVASLDEPAADNFVRAHVQADLAAHGNERRATTRIFGSKPGAYGAGILPLLDSGNWRDDADLAEVYATWGGYAYGRGLDGAEARPDMESAYRRIEVAAKNTDTREHDIADSDDYFQYHGGMIAFTRALTGRAPASYVGDSTSPDSVRTRSLSEETARVFRARVVNPRWIAAMRRHGYKGAFELAATVDYLFGFDATAGVVPDWMYEKLSRSYVLDEQNQEFLAQANPWALRGIIERLTEAADRGLWAEPDPELLGRLREVYLRTEGELEGE from the coding sequence GTGATCCTGCTGCTGTCCACTTCGGACACGGACCTGCTCAGCGCCCGGACCAGCGAGGCCGGTTACACGCTGGCCAACCCGGCCCGGCTGGACCTGGCCGCGCTGCCCGCGCTGCTGGCGGCCGCCGAGATCGTCGTGGTCCGCATCCTGGGATCGGCCCGGACCTGGCAGGAGGGCCTGGACGTCGTCCGCGCCAGCGGCAAGCACGTGGTGGTGCTGGGCGGTGAGCAGACGCCGGACGCCGAGCTGATGGCGTTGTCCACGGTGCCGGCGGGCATCGCCACCGAGGCCCACGCGTACCTCGCGCAGGGCGGGCCGGCCAACCTCACCCAGCTGCACCGGTTCCTCTCCGACACGCTGCTGCTCACCGGCGACGGTTTCGAACCGCCGGCCGAGCAGCCGGCCTGGGGTGTGCTGCGCCGCACCCCGCGCCGCGTGGTGGACTCCGGTGCTCCGGTCGTCGCGATCCTCTACTACCGCGCGCACCACCTGTCCGGGAACACCCGGTTCGTCGAGGCGCTGGCCGAGGCGGTCGAGGACGCGGGCGGCCAGGCCCTGCCGGTCTACTGCGCGTCGCTGCGCACCCGCGAGCCGGCGATGATGGCCGAGCTGCGCAAGGCGGACGCGCTGCTGGTGACCGTGCTCGCCGCCGGCGGCACCCGGCCGGCGGAGGCCGGGGCGGGTGGTGACGACGAGGCGTGGGACGTCGCCGAGCTCGCCGCCCTGGACGTGCCGACCCTGCAGGCGCTGTGCCTGACCAGCGACCGCGCGACCTGGGCGGACAACGACGACGGCCTGTCCCCGCTGGACGCCGGCAACCAGATGGCGGTGCCGGAGTTCGACGGCCGCCTGATCACGGTGCCGTTCTCGTTCAAGGAGATCGACGACGACGGCCTGCCGCACTACGTGCCGGACCCGGAACGCGCCGCGCGCGTCGCCGGGATCGCCCTGGCGCACGCCCGCCTGCGCCACACCCCGCCGCCGGAGCGCCGGATCGTGCTGATGCTCTCGGCGTACCCGACGAAGCACTCCCGCGTCGGCAACGCGGTGGGCCTGGACACCCCGGCCTCCGCGGTCGAGCTGCTGCGCCGGATGCGTGCGCAGGGCTACGACCTGGGCGACGAGCCGTTCCCCGGCGTCGAGCCGGCCGGGACCGGCCGGCCGGACGGTGACGCGCTGATCCACGCCCTGATCGCCGCGGGCGGTCAGGACCCGGAGTGGCTGACGGAGGAGCAGCTGTCCGGCAACCCGGTCCGGGTGCCCGCCGCGCGGTATCGCGAGTGGTTCGCCGCGCTGCCCGCGGATCTCCGGGCGGACATCGAGGAGCACTGGGGCCCGCCGCCGGGCGACCTCTACGTCGACCGGTCGTCCAATCCGGACGGTGACATCGTGCTGGCGTCGCTGCGCGCCGGCAACGTCGTGCTGATGATCCAGCCGCCGCGCGGGTTCGGCGAGAACCCGGTGGCGATCTACCACAACCCGGACCTGCCGCCGAGCCACCACTACCTCGCCTGCTACCGCTGGATCGAGGAGGAGTTCGGCGCGCACGCGGTCGTCCACCTGGGCAAGCACGGGTCGCTGGAATGGCTGCCGGGCAAGAACGCGGGCCTGTCGGCCTCCTGCGGGCCGGACGCGGTGCTGGGCAACCTGCCGCTGATCTACCCGTTCCTGATCAACGATCCGGGCGAGGGCGCGCAGGCCAAGCGGCGCGCGCACGTCACGATCGTCGACCACCTGATCCCGCCGATGGCCCGCGCGGAGAGCTACGGCGACCTGGCGCGGCTGGAACAGCTGCTCGACGAGCACGCGAACATCGCGGCGATGGACCCGGCGAAACTGCCCGCGATCCGCGCGCAGATCTGGACGCTCATCCAGGCCGCGAAGCTCGACCACGACCTGGGTGTGGCGGAGCGCCCGCACGACGCCGAGTTCGACGACTTCCTGCTGCACATCGACGGCTGGCTGTGCGAGGTGAAGGACGCCCAGATCCGCGACGGGCTGCACGTCCTGGGCGCCGCGCCGGCCGGCGAGGCCCGGGTGAACCTGGTGCTGGCGATGCTGCGGGCACAGCAGATGTGGGGCGGCCAGGCGGGTGCGGTGCCCGGGTTGCGGTCCGCGCTGGGCCTGCGCGAGGGCGCACCGAAGTCCGAAGTGGACTCGGTCGAGGCCACCGCCCGCGCGCTGGTGGAGGCGATGGAGAAGCGCGACTGGTCGCCCGCCGCGGTCGCCGAGGTGGCTCCCGGCCCGGAGGTGGCGCGGGTGCTGGCCTTCGCGGCCACCGAGATCGTGCCGCGGCTGGCTGGCACGTCCGCGGAGATCGACGCCGTGCTGCACGCGCTGGACGGCGGCTACATCGCGGCCGGGCCGAGCGGCTCCCCGCTGCGCGGGCTGGTCAACGTGCTGCCGACCGGCCGCAACTTCTACACCGTCGACCCCAAGGCGATCCCGAGCCGGCTGGCCTGGGAGACCGGGCAGGCGCTGGCTGAGTCGTTGCTGCGCCGCTACCGCGAGGACACCGGCGAGTGGCCGAAATCGGTGGGCCTGTCGGTGTGGGGCACCTCGGCGATGCGCACGTCGGGTGACGACGCGGCGGAGGTCCTGGCGCTGCTGGGTGTGCAGCCGGTGTGGGACGACGCGTCCCGGCGGGTGACCGGGCTGGAGCCGGTCCCGCTCGCCGAGCTGGGCCGGCCGCGCATCGACGTGACCGTGCGGATCAGCGGCTTCTTCCGGGACGCGTTCCCGCACGTGGTGGACCTGCTCGACGACGCGGTGCGGCTGGTCGCGTCGCTGGACGAACCGGCCGCGGACAACTTCGTGCGCGCGCACGTGCAGGCCGACCTGGCCGCGCACGGCAACGAGCGGCGGGCCACCACCCGGATCTTCGGGTCGAAGCCGGGCGCCTACGGTGCCGGCATCCTGCCGCTGCTCGACTCGGGCAACTGGCGCGACGACGCCGACCTGGCCGAGGTCTACGCGACCTGGGGCGGCTACGCCTACGGCCGCGGCCTGGACGGGGCCGAGGCACGGCCGGACATGGAGAGCGCGTACCGGCGCATCGAGGTCGCGGCGAAGAACACCGACACGCGTGAGCACGACATCGCCGACTCCGACGACTACTTCCAGTACCACGGCGGCATGATCGCGTTCACCCGCGCGCTGACCGGGCGGGCACCGGCGTCCTACGTGGGCGACTCGACGAGCCCGGACTCGGTGCGCACGCGGTCGCTGTCGGAGGAGACGGCCCGCGTGTTCCGGGCGCGGGTGGTCAACCCGCGGTGGATCGCGGCGATGCGCAGGCACGGCTACAAGGGCGCGTTCGAGCTGGCGGCCACTGTGGACTACCTGTTCGGCTTCGACGCCACCGCCGGGGTCGTGCCGGACTGGATGTACGAGAAGTTGTCCCGGTCCTACGTCCTCGACGAGCAGAACCAGGAGTTCCTCGCGCAAGCCAACCCGTGGGCGCTGCGTGGCATCATCGAGCGGCTGACCGAGGCCGCCGACCGCGGCCTGTGGGCGGAGCCGGACCCGGAGCTGCTGGGGCGGTTGCGCGAGGTGTACCTGCGGACCGAGGGTGAACTGGAGGGCGAATGA
- a CDS encoding nitrite/sulfite reductase, whose protein sequence is MAPPARVRPDACPGVFATHDAADGALARIRLPGGRVSAHQAEALAACAEDLGDGSVHLTSRGNIQLRGLSRDTGELAARLSAAGLLPAPAHERVRNYLASPLSGLTGGLVDVRETVLELDRAVCARPGLAALPGRFLFALDDGRGDVSGEDADVCWRALDSSSGAVLLAGRDTGERVPLAGAVGALLRKAAWFLRVRGSAWRVRELDLPAGERLPSSPGVPIGVFTRADGRTGVCGAPVLGQLAAADLRALGEIVVTPWRSVVVPLGTDAPGLVTDPAAPGLGISACIGRPGCAKSRADVRADARALMPRVAAGVRMHFSGCERRCGRPHEPHVDMLAGSEGYRKGTA, encoded by the coding sequence ATGGCCCCTCCCGCACGCGTCCGCCCCGATGCGTGCCCGGGTGTCTTCGCCACCCACGACGCCGCCGACGGCGCGCTCGCCCGGATCCGGCTGCCCGGCGGACGCGTCAGCGCGCACCAGGCCGAGGCGCTGGCCGCCTGCGCGGAAGACCTCGGCGACGGCAGCGTGCACCTGACCTCACGCGGCAACATCCAGCTGCGCGGCCTGTCCAGGGACACCGGCGAGCTGGCCGCGCGGCTGAGCGCGGCCGGCCTGCTGCCCGCGCCCGCGCACGAGCGGGTGCGCAACTACCTGGCCTCCCCGCTGAGCGGACTGACCGGCGGGCTGGTCGACGTGCGCGAGACCGTGCTCGAACTGGACCGGGCGGTGTGCGCGCGGCCCGGGCTGGCCGCGTTGCCGGGCCGGTTCCTGTTCGCCCTCGACGACGGCCGCGGTGACGTGTCCGGCGAGGACGCCGACGTGTGCTGGCGGGCGCTGGACTCGTCGTCCGGTGCGGTGCTGCTCGCCGGCCGCGACACCGGGGAACGGGTGCCGCTCGCCGGGGCGGTCGGCGCGCTCCTGCGGAAGGCGGCGTGGTTCCTGCGGGTCCGCGGCAGCGCGTGGCGGGTGCGGGAGCTCGACCTGCCCGCGGGTGAGCGGCTGCCGTCGTCCCCGGGCGTGCCGATCGGCGTGTTCACCCGCGCCGACGGGCGCACCGGTGTGTGCGGCGCGCCCGTGCTGGGGCAGCTCGCGGCCGCGGACCTGCGCGCGCTGGGGGAGATCGTGGTGACGCCGTGGCGATCGGTCGTCGTGCCGCTCGGCACGGACGCGCCCGGGCTGGTGACCGATCCGGCCGCGCCGGGACTGGGGATCAGCGCGTGCATCGGACGGCCCGGCTGCGCCAAGTCCCGCGCCGACGTGCGGGCGGACGCGCGGGCGCTGATGCCCCGCGTCGCCGCCGGGGTGCGGATGCACTTCAGCGGATGCGAACGGCGCTGCGGCCGGCCGCACGAGCCGCACGTGGACATGCTCGCGGGCAGCGAGGGATACCGGAAGGGAACAGCGTGA
- a CDS encoding precorrin-2 C(20)-methyltransferase, giving the protein MNTGKLWGVGLGPGDPELVTVKAARLIGEAGVIAYHCARHGRSIARSVAEPYLREGQIEERLMYPVTTEGTDHPGGYEGAIAEFYELSAKRLAEHLDAGRDVVLLCEGDPFFFGSYMYMHERLADRYEAEAVPGVTSVSAASAVLGKPLVQRDEVLTVLPGTLPAPELARRLADTQAAAVMKLGRTFGSVREALAESGRLDEAYYVERATWAGQRVEPFADVDPSSVPYFSLALVPSPAAASRTVPAAGTPSAAAGGGEVVVVGLGPAGPEWLTPEASEALAAAEHIVGYGPYVAKVPQRAGQVRHASGNRVEADRARHALELAAAGARVAVVSSGDPGVFAMASAVLEQAAELAEPVPVRVLPGVTAASAAAARAGAPLGHDYCVLSLSDRLKPWEVIERRLDAAGAADLVVAMYNPASKTRTGQLARAREVLLRHRPGSTPVVVARDVGGAAESVTVTTLAEFDPGTVDMRCLVIVGSSRTRVTHGQVWTPRSY; this is encoded by the coding sequence ATGAACACGGGCAAGCTGTGGGGTGTCGGGCTCGGCCCGGGTGACCCGGAGCTGGTGACGGTCAAGGCGGCGCGGCTGATCGGCGAGGCCGGCGTGATCGCCTACCACTGTGCGCGGCACGGCCGCAGCATCGCGCGGTCGGTGGCCGAACCGTACCTGCGCGAAGGGCAGATCGAGGAACGCCTGATGTACCCGGTCACCACCGAGGGCACCGACCACCCGGGCGGGTACGAGGGCGCCATCGCCGAGTTCTACGAGCTCAGCGCGAAACGGCTCGCCGAGCACCTGGACGCCGGGCGGGACGTGGTGCTGCTGTGCGAGGGCGACCCGTTCTTCTTCGGCTCCTACATGTACATGCACGAACGGCTCGCCGACCGGTACGAGGCCGAGGCGGTGCCCGGCGTGACCTCGGTTTCGGCCGCGTCGGCGGTGCTCGGCAAACCCCTGGTGCAGCGGGACGAGGTGCTGACGGTGCTGCCCGGCACGCTGCCCGCGCCGGAACTGGCGCGGCGGCTGGCGGACACGCAGGCCGCGGCGGTGATGAAGCTGGGCCGTACGTTCGGCTCCGTGCGCGAGGCGCTGGCCGAGTCGGGACGGCTGGACGAGGCGTACTACGTCGAGCGGGCCACCTGGGCCGGCCAGCGGGTCGAACCGTTCGCCGACGTCGACCCGTCGTCGGTGCCCTACTTCTCGCTGGCGCTGGTCCCGAGCCCGGCCGCCGCGTCCCGCACGGTTCCGGCGGCCGGGACCCCGTCGGCCGCCGCGGGGGGCGGCGAGGTGGTGGTCGTCGGGCTGGGGCCGGCCGGGCCGGAGTGGCTGACCCCCGAGGCGTCGGAGGCGCTGGCCGCGGCCGAGCACATCGTCGGGTACGGCCCGTACGTGGCGAAGGTGCCGCAGCGGGCCGGGCAGGTGCGGCACGCGTCGGGCAACCGGGTCGAGGCGGACCGGGCGCGGCACGCACTGGAGCTGGCCGCCGCCGGAGCCCGCGTGGCGGTGGTGTCCTCCGGTGATCCCGGTGTGTTCGCGATGGCCTCGGCGGTGCTGGAACAGGCGGCCGAGCTGGCCGAACCGGTGCCGGTGCGGGTCCTTCCCGGCGTGACGGCCGCTTCCGCCGCGGCGGCCCGGGCCGGGGCGCCGCTGGGCCACGACTACTGCGTCCTGTCGCTGTCCGACCGGCTCAAGCCGTGGGAGGTCATCGAGCGGCGGCTGGACGCGGCCGGGGCCGCGGACCTCGTGGTGGCCATGTACAACCCGGCGTCGAAGACCCGCACCGGGCAGCTGGCGCGAGCCCGGGAGGTGCTGCTGCGGCACCGCCCCGGGTCCACACCGGTCGTGGTGGCGCGTGACGTCGGCGGTGCCGCGGAATCGGTCACCGTGACCACACTGGCCGAGTTCGATCCCGGCACCGTCGACATGCGGTGCCTGGTGATCGTCGGGTCCTCGCGCACGCGGGTGACCCACGGGCAGGTGTGGACGCCCCGGTCGTACTGA
- a CDS encoding LamB/YcsF family protein, protein MTGVDLNADLGEGFGVWRLTEDDALLEIVTSANVACGFHAGDPGVLRRVTAAAAGRGVAVGAQVGYRDLAGFGRRFLDIAPAELTDDVLYQIGALHAFARVAGTRVAYVKPHGALYNAIVHHAEQAAAVVEAVRQFDPALPVLGLPGSEWLRQAEAAGLRPVREAFADRAYTPAGTLVSRREPGAVIHDADEVVRRCVRMATEGVVTAIDGSEVKVRPESICLHGDTPGAVAIGRRVRAALVEAGVEVRAFTG, encoded by the coding sequence ATGACCGGGGTGGACCTGAACGCGGATCTCGGCGAGGGTTTCGGGGTGTGGCGCCTCACCGAGGACGACGCGCTGCTGGAGATCGTCACCAGCGCCAACGTGGCCTGCGGGTTCCACGCGGGTGACCCGGGTGTGCTGCGGCGGGTGACGGCGGCCGCCGCCGGACGGGGCGTGGCCGTGGGCGCGCAGGTGGGCTACCGGGACCTGGCCGGCTTCGGGCGGCGGTTCCTGGACATCGCGCCGGCGGAGCTGACCGACGACGTGCTGTACCAGATCGGGGCGCTGCACGCGTTCGCCCGGGTGGCGGGCACGCGGGTGGCCTACGTGAAGCCGCACGGCGCCCTGTACAACGCCATCGTGCACCACGCGGAGCAGGCCGCGGCGGTGGTCGAGGCGGTGCGCCAGTTCGACCCGGCGCTGCCGGTGCTGGGCCTGCCCGGCTCGGAGTGGCTGCGCCAGGCGGAGGCGGCCGGGCTGCGACCGGTGCGGGAGGCCTTCGCCGACCGGGCCTACACCCCGGCGGGCACGCTGGTCTCACGGCGCGAGCCCGGGGCGGTGATCCACGACGCGGACGAGGTGGTGCGGCGCTGCGTGCGGATGGCCACCGAGGGTGTGGTGACGGCGATCGACGGCAGCGAGGTGAAGGTGCGGCCGGAGTCGATCTGCCTGCACGGTGACACCCCGGGCGCCGTGGCCATCGGGCGGCGCGTGCGCGCGGCGCTGGTGGAGGCTGGGGTGGAGGTCCGCGCCTTCACCGGCTGA
- a CDS encoding alpha/beta fold hydrolase produces MERVGTGGHVVFVLHGWFGSSGAWGELTPHLDTERFSYVFPDYRGYGTRKDEAGAHTIAEAAGDVLRLADELGADRFSLIGHSMGGCVMQYVLAEAPGRVRSLFGISPVPATGVPMDEATWGLFSSAAEDPSSRRAIIDFTTGGRHPGAWLDGMVQHSLDNSDKTAFGEYLPSWAKADFADRVAGNPVPVKVVIGEHDPALNEELMLATFGQWYPNFEIEVLPDAGHYAADEIPVTLANTIEVFLDEH; encoded by the coding sequence ATGGAGCGGGTCGGCACCGGTGGTCACGTGGTGTTCGTGCTGCACGGCTGGTTCGGGTCGTCGGGGGCGTGGGGGGAACTCACCCCGCACCTGGACACCGAGCGGTTCAGCTACGTCTTCCCCGACTACCGCGGCTACGGCACGCGCAAGGACGAAGCCGGGGCGCACACGATCGCCGAGGCCGCCGGCGACGTGCTGCGGCTCGCCGACGAGCTGGGCGCCGACCGGTTCTCCCTCATCGGCCACTCGATGGGCGGCTGCGTCATGCAGTACGTCCTCGCCGAGGCGCCCGGCCGGGTCCGCTCGCTGTTCGGCATCTCGCCGGTCCCCGCGACCGGGGTGCCCATGGACGAGGCCACCTGGGGCCTGTTCAGCAGCGCCGCCGAGGACCCGTCCAGCCGCCGCGCGATCATCGACTTCACCACCGGCGGCCGCCACCCCGGCGCGTGGCTCGACGGCATGGTCCAGCACTCCCTGGACAACTCCGACAAGACCGCGTTCGGCGAGTACCTGCCGTCCTGGGCGAAGGCGGACTTCGCCGACCGGGTCGCCGGCAACCCGGTGCCGGTCAAGGTCGTCATCGGCGAGCACGACCCCGCGCTGAACGAGGAGCTCATGCTCGCGACCTTCGGGCAGTGGTACCCGAACTTCGAGATCGAGGTGCTGCCCGACGCCGGGCACTACGCCGCGGACGAGATCCCGGTGACGCTGGCCAACACGATCGAAGTCTTCCTGGACGAGCACTGA